In one Oscillospiraceae bacterium genomic region, the following are encoded:
- the csdB gene encoding cysteine desulfurase gives MRKVYMDNGATSYPKAPGVGEAMADYILNVGCNIGRGGYQTAYDAAALALETREKLRALVNGPGARNMIFTPGSTHSLNYLIKGLLKPGDRVVTSPMEHNGVLRPLTQLQAQGVEVDYLPCSDRGELLLQGAAEKLDGAAAAILTHASNVCGTILPVGEVGALCAARGVPFLVDGSQSVGIIPMDMQAMHIDGLAFPCHKGLLGPQGLGVMAVTDALAARLTPLVAGGTGSLSHELDMPPFLPDRFEAGTLNLPGIYGLHAALSFLEREGAALQAREHKLGAHLWARMMELEEDGIRVVGASDPARRTGVVSIDFLHADDGEMAFRLEQEYGIQTRCGLHCAPVAHQTLGTYPQGTVRFSVGPFTTFEEIDYVQGAVYELLLAEK, from the coding sequence ATGCGTAAGGTTTACATGGACAACGGCGCCACGTCCTACCCCAAGGCCCCCGGCGTGGGGGAGGCCATGGCGGACTACATCCTGAACGTGGGGTGCAACATCGGCCGGGGGGGCTACCAGACCGCCTACGACGCGGCGGCCCTGGCCCTGGAGACCCGGGAGAAGCTCCGCGCCCTGGTGAACGGGCCGGGGGCGCGCAACATGATCTTCACCCCCGGCTCCACCCACTCCCTCAACTACCTGATCAAGGGACTGCTGAAGCCGGGCGACCGGGTGGTGACCTCCCCCATGGAGCACAACGGCGTGCTCCGGCCCCTGACCCAGCTCCAGGCCCAGGGGGTGGAGGTGGACTACCTGCCCTGCAGCGACCGGGGCGAGCTGCTGCTCCAGGGGGCGGCGGAGAAGCTGGACGGGGCGGCGGCGGCGATACTGACCCACGCGTCCAACGTCTGCGGGACCATCCTGCCCGTGGGCGAGGTGGGGGCGCTGTGCGCCGCGCGGGGCGTGCCCTTCCTGGTGGACGGCTCCCAGTCCGTGGGTATTATCCCGATGGATATGCAGGCCATGCATATCGACGGCCTGGCGTTCCCCTGCCACAAGGGCCTGCTGGGGCCCCAGGGCCTGGGGGTCATGGCGGTGACCGACGCGCTCGCCGCGCGGCTCACCCCCCTGGTCGCGGGCGGGACGGGCAGCCTGTCCCACGAGCTGGATATGCCCCCCTTCCTGCCCGACCGCTTCGAGGCGGGCACCCTGAACCTGCCCGGCATCTACGGCCTGCACGCCGCGCTGTCCTTCCTGGAGCGGGAGGGGGCGGCGCTCCAGGCGCGGGAGCACAAGCTGGGGGCCCACCTCTGGGCCCGGATGATGGAGCTGGAGGAGGACGGCATCCGCGTGGTGGGCGCGTCCGACCCGGCCCGGCGCACCGGAGTGGTGTCCATCGACTTCCTCCACGCCGACGACGGGGAGATGGCCTTCCGCCTGGAGCAGGAGTACGGCATCCAGACCCGCTGCGGCCTCCACTGCGCCCCGGTGGCCCACCAGACGCTGGGGACCTACCCCCAGGGCACGGTGCGCTTCTCGGTGGGGCCCTTCACCACCTTTGAGGAGATCGACTACGTGCAGGGGGCGGTCTACGAGCTGCTTCTGGCCGAAAAATAG
- a CDS encoding DNA-binding response regulator has protein sequence MAERILLVEDEEKLARMVELELVYEGYEVEKAFDGRAGLDMALSGKFDLVLLDIMLPALSGMEVLRRLRRESQMPVIMLTARDTVVDKVSGLDSGADDYITKPFAIEELLARIRATLRKKPAVHALEPEPAVLSAGPLVLDPERHEVIVRGEHVELTRREFDLLRYLLENKERVISRESLLDNVWGFDFVGETNAVDVYIRFLRSKIDERFDIKLIHTVRGVGYVIRDE, from the coding sequence ATGGCGGAGAGGATCCTGCTGGTGGAGGACGAGGAGAAGCTGGCCCGCATGGTGGAGCTGGAGCTGGTGTACGAGGGCTACGAGGTGGAAAAGGCCTTCGACGGCCGCGCGGGGCTGGATATGGCCCTGTCCGGGAAATTTGACCTGGTGCTGCTGGACATCATGCTCCCGGCCCTCTCCGGCATGGAGGTGCTGCGCCGCCTGCGGCGGGAGAGCCAGATGCCGGTCATCATGCTCACCGCCCGGGACACGGTGGTGGATAAGGTCTCCGGCCTGGACTCCGGCGCCGACGACTATATCACAAAGCCCTTCGCCATTGAGGAGCTGTTGGCCCGCATCCGGGCCACGCTGCGCAAAAAGCCCGCCGTCCACGCCCTGGAGCCCGAGCCCGCCGTGCTCTCCGCCGGGCCGTTGGTGCTGGACCCGGAGCGCCACGAGGTAATCGTGCGCGGGGAGCACGTGGAGCTGACGCGGCGGGAGTTCGACCTGCTGCGCTACCTGCTGGAGAACAAGGAGCGGGTCATCTCCCGGGAATCCCTGCTGGACAACGTGTGGGGCTTCGACTTCGTGGGGGAGACCAACGCGGTGGACGTGTATATCCGCTTCCTGCGCTCCAAAATCGACGAGCGCTTCGACATCAAGCTCATTCACACCGTGCGGGGCGTGGGCTACGTCATCCGCGACGAGTAG
- a CDS encoding flavin reductase, which produces MAGAAVRVAVFYGNNRHGTTWKLTQIFLSALAAQEVTEFFLPRDMDAPCTGCMRCIAGEEALCPHAGRMAPLRAAMERADLIVLASPVYVMGPSGAMKSFLDHLAWTWMVHRPQEAMFSKVGVVISTAAGPCTGKVKRALKEQFYYWGAARTYAWGEAVGGGWDYLAPGRRAALERRAARLAGKCARAAGRAKPGPATRAFFTFMVHMQRRGWSGQERDYWAAQGWMDGARPWRQGGSNHGKEKSDQAARTD; this is translated from the coding sequence TTGGCTGGCGCAGCCGTGAGGGTCGCCGTTTTTTATGGGAACAACCGCCACGGCACCACCTGGAAGCTGACCCAGATCTTCCTGTCCGCCCTGGCGGCGCAGGAGGTCACGGAATTTTTCCTGCCCCGGGACATGGACGCGCCCTGCACCGGCTGTATGCGGTGCATCGCCGGGGAGGAGGCGCTTTGCCCCCACGCGGGGCGCATGGCCCCCCTGCGCGCGGCCATGGAGCGCGCCGACCTTATCGTGCTGGCCAGCCCCGTGTACGTGATGGGCCCCTCGGGGGCCATGAAGAGTTTTTTGGACCACCTGGCCTGGACTTGGATGGTCCACCGCCCGCAGGAGGCCATGTTCTCCAAGGTGGGGGTGGTGATCTCCACCGCCGCCGGGCCCTGCACCGGGAAGGTGAAGCGGGCGCTGAAGGAACAATTTTACTACTGGGGCGCCGCCCGCACCTACGCCTGGGGCGAGGCGGTGGGCGGCGGCTGGGACTACCTGGCCCCCGGACGCAGGGCCGCGCTGGAGCGCCGTGCCGCCCGGCTGGCGGGGAAATGTGCCCGCGCCGCGGGCCGCGCCAAGCCCGGGCCCGCCACCCGGGCCTTCTTCACCTTTATGGTGCACATGCAGCGCCGGGGCTGGAGCGGGCAGGAGCGGGACTACTGGGCCGCCCAGGGCTGGATGGACGGGGCGAGGCCCTGGCGACAAGGAGGAAGCAACCATGGCAAGGAAAAAAGCGACCAAGCCGCCCGGACGGATTAA
- a CDS encoding two-component sensor histidine kinase produces MARKKATKPPGRIKSSIVLRLNTRLFFRLLGIYLGMDLLLTVLFCGGMIFWAENQVAGIAALVDERGVPSAEATQWMQAGDYTVTAGDVEAEGIHLPRWMPTPEQTAEGERYLNPGEINLFSLLAIYTGGTTSYTLTMPNGAAPYAITLDLEGPVTLAVFGLRILLICQLVSLITNLFKNAGTIKKTLRPIQELAAAAAKLGHAGSMSPEELRALAGKLDEINATHLDKRISVPGTQKELKTLAEAINAMLDRINEAYRSQMRFVSDASHELRTPIAVIQGYANLLNRWGKDDPATRQEAIDAIRQEADSMKELVEQLLFLARGDNDSMHIEMELFDLTEVASEVLRETEMIDQTHAFTASWDGAIPVFADIGLIKQALRILVDNSIKYTPAGGKIALTAGVSEGVAKLSVQDEGQGIDPQALPHIFDRFYRTDESRARQTGGTGLGLAIAKWIVDRHGGWFEVRSWEHVGTRMTIVLPLNEAAGGGDEPEIPSQGQEPRKTA; encoded by the coding sequence ATGGCAAGGAAAAAAGCGACCAAGCCGCCCGGACGGATTAAGTCCTCCATCGTACTGCGGCTCAACACCCGGCTCTTCTTCCGCCTGCTGGGCATCTACCTGGGCATGGATCTGCTGCTCACCGTGCTCTTCTGCGGCGGCATGATCTTCTGGGCGGAGAACCAGGTGGCCGGCATCGCCGCCCTGGTGGACGAGCGGGGGGTGCCCTCCGCCGAGGCCACCCAGTGGATGCAGGCGGGGGACTACACCGTCACCGCCGGGGACGTGGAGGCCGAGGGTATCCACCTGCCCCGCTGGATGCCCACGCCGGAGCAGACGGCGGAGGGGGAGCGCTACCTCAACCCGGGGGAGATCAACCTCTTTTCCCTGCTGGCCATCTACACCGGGGGCACCACCAGCTACACGCTGACCATGCCCAACGGCGCCGCGCCCTACGCCATCACCCTGGATCTGGAGGGGCCGGTGACGCTGGCGGTCTTCGGGCTGCGCATTCTGCTGATCTGCCAGCTGGTGAGCCTGATTACCAACCTCTTTAAAAACGCGGGCACCATCAAAAAGACCCTGCGGCCCATTCAGGAGCTGGCGGCGGCGGCGGCCAAGCTGGGCCACGCCGGGAGCATGTCCCCCGAGGAGCTGCGGGCGCTGGCGGGCAAGCTGGACGAGATCAACGCCACCCACCTGGACAAGCGTATCTCGGTGCCCGGCACCCAGAAGGAGCTGAAAACCCTGGCGGAGGCCATCAACGCCATGCTGGACCGGATCAACGAGGCCTACCGCTCCCAGATGCGCTTCGTCTCCGACGCCTCCCACGAGCTGCGCACCCCCATCGCGGTCATCCAGGGGTACGCCAACCTGCTTAACCGCTGGGGCAAGGACGACCCCGCCACCCGGCAGGAGGCCATCGACGCCATCCGGCAGGAGGCCGACTCCATGAAGGAGCTGGTGGAACAGCTCCTGTTCCTGGCCCGGGGCGACAACGACTCCATGCACATCGAGATGGAGCTCTTCGACCTGACCGAGGTGGCCTCCGAGGTGCTGCGGGAGACCGAGATGATCGACCAGACCCACGCCTTCACCGCCTCCTGGGACGGGGCCATCCCCGTGTTCGCGGACATCGGGCTTATCAAGCAGGCCCTGCGCATCCTGGTGGACAACTCCATCAAGTACACCCCGGCGGGGGGCAAGATCGCCCTCACCGCAGGCGTGTCGGAGGGGGTGGCCAAGCTCAGCGTGCAGGACGAGGGCCAGGGCATTGACCCCCAGGCCCTGCCCCACATCTTCGACCGCTTCTACCGCACCGACGAGAGCCGGGCCCGCCAGACCGGCGGCACCGGCCTGGGGCTGGCCATCGCCAAGTGGATCGTGGACCGCCACGGCGGCTGGTTCGAGGTGCGCTCCTGGGAGCACGTGGGCACCCGCATGACGATCGTCCTGCCCCTCAACGAGGCGGCGGGGGGCGGCGACGAGCCCGAAATCCCCAGCCAGGGGCAGGAGCCGCGCAAGACCGCGTAA
- a CDS encoding alginate regulatory protein, with amino-acid sequence MVFSSVYFLFLYLPIVLVLYYITPLYWRNGVLLVFNLIFYAWGEPVYILIMFASIAIDYTHGMLVSRCKARDNDRGARLAVASSVFFNLALLFFFKYWDFIAGSLAGLGLHSMPKLGLSLPIGISFYTFQTMSYTIDVYRGDARAQRNIVTFGTFVTLFPQLIAGPIIKYKDLDDQLEHRDHTPEKFASGVQIFVVGLAKKVLLANNLGMLWDAYKAMPVESLTTAGAWLGILAFSLQLYFDFSGYSDMAIGLGRMLGFEFLRNFNYPYISKSLTEFWRRWHISLGSWFREYVYIPMGGNRVSKPRLFFNLLVVWALTGIWHGASWNFLLWGLYFGLLLILEKSFLLRWLERLPALLQHLYALFFIVVSWAIFALEDFSHMGAYLAAMFGFAPGGGADGAFGYYFASYLPMLLIACLAATPAGARLWNRLPKKALYLALPLLLLAGLVLSTAYLVDATYNPFLYFRF; translated from the coding sequence TTGGTCTTCTCCAGTGTGTATTTCCTCTTCCTCTACCTCCCCATCGTCTTGGTACTCTACTATATCACCCCACTCTACTGGCGCAACGGGGTGCTGCTGGTCTTTAACCTCATTTTCTATGCGTGGGGTGAGCCGGTCTATATCCTCATCATGTTCGCCTCCATCGCCATTGACTACACCCACGGGATGCTGGTCTCCCGCTGCAAGGCCCGGGACAACGACAGGGGGGCCAGGCTGGCGGTGGCCTCGTCGGTATTCTTTAACCTGGCGCTGCTCTTTTTCTTCAAGTACTGGGACTTTATCGCCGGGAGCCTGGCGGGGCTGGGCCTGCACTCTATGCCCAAGCTGGGCCTCTCGCTGCCCATCGGCATCTCCTTCTACACCTTCCAGACCATGAGCTACACCATCGACGTCTACCGGGGGGACGCCCGCGCCCAGAGGAACATCGTGACCTTCGGCACCTTCGTCACCCTCTTCCCCCAGCTCATCGCCGGGCCCATCATCAAGTACAAGGACCTGGACGACCAGCTGGAGCACCGGGACCACACGCCGGAGAAATTTGCCTCCGGCGTACAGATCTTCGTGGTGGGTCTGGCGAAAAAGGTGCTGCTGGCCAACAACCTGGGCATGCTGTGGGACGCGTACAAGGCCATGCCGGTGGAGAGCCTGACCACCGCCGGGGCCTGGCTGGGCATCCTGGCCTTCTCCCTCCAGCTCTACTTCGACTTCTCCGGCTACTCCGACATGGCCATCGGCCTGGGGCGGATGCTGGGCTTCGAGTTTTTGCGCAACTTCAACTACCCCTATATCTCCAAGTCCCTCACCGAGTTCTGGCGCAGGTGGCACATCTCCCTGGGCTCCTGGTTCCGGGAGTACGTCTATATCCCCATGGGGGGCAACCGGGTGAGCAAGCCCCGGCTCTTCTTCAACCTGCTGGTGGTGTGGGCCCTGACGGGGATCTGGCACGGAGCGAGCTGGAACTTCCTGCTCTGGGGGCTCTACTTCGGCCTGCTGCTCATCCTGGAGAAGAGCTTCCTCCTGCGGTGGCTGGAGCGCCTGCCCGCCCTGCTCCAGCACCTGTACGCCCTCTTTTTTATCGTGGTAAGCTGGGCCATCTTCGCCCTGGAGGATTTTTCCCACATGGGGGCCTATCTGGCGGCCATGTTCGGCTTTGCCCCCGGCGGCGGGGCGGACGGGGCCTTCGGCTACTATTTTGCCTCCTACCTGCCCATGCTGCTGATCGCCTGCCTGGCCGCCACCCCGGCGGGGGCCAGGCTGTGGAACCGGCTGCCGAAAAAGGCCCTCTACCTGGCGCTGCCCCTGCTCCTGCTGGCCGGGCTGGTGCTGTCCACCGCCTACCTGGTGGACGCCACCTACAACCCTTTCCTCTACTTCCGCTTTTAA